From Rhodobium gokarnense, a single genomic window includes:
- a CDS encoding glycoside hydrolase family 3 N-terminal domain-containing protein yields MNPSAASGDLARDAFAVLLPAFATLDCHDAALPLMERGCTSVLIGETRAEYLARRMSAERLAAETEEVFSGAIAHLREASPDLIVAVDQEPIGIRRLQGLAPFLAEDEEIYSLDDATIERRALEMASVARRLGVTMFLAPILDVVTGRNDWLSGRALDASPEEIGRIGAAYISGVQAAGIAAVAKHFPGFSELARDPAMYDVALDTPRETLIANALPFRTAISAGVAGIMPGPAPVAALDPDDAACTSRAVIDLLRGEFAFGGLVVTDDLDAPATLRDRPLAEVAVTALAAGADLLLVVGGDHLHEVVDSILEAVADGRLPEDRLRDAARRVRAFAAAPRAVSRNGKY; encoded by the coding sequence ATGAACCCGAGCGCCGCCTCCGGCGACCTTGCCCGCGACGCCTTTGCCGTGCTGCTGCCGGCCTTCGCGACCCTCGACTGCCACGACGCCGCCCTGCCGCTCATGGAGCGCGGCTGCACATCCGTCCTCATCGGCGAGACCCGGGCGGAATACCTTGCCCGGCGCATGTCGGCGGAGCGCCTCGCCGCCGAGACCGAAGAAGTCTTTTCCGGCGCGATCGCGCACCTGCGCGAGGCCTCTCCCGACCTCATCGTCGCCGTCGACCAGGAGCCAATCGGCATCCGGCGCCTGCAGGGCCTCGCGCCGTTCCTTGCCGAGGATGAGGAAATCTACAGCCTCGACGACGCCACGATCGAACGCCGCGCCTTGGAGATGGCAAGCGTGGCGCGCCGGCTCGGCGTGACCATGTTCCTGGCGCCGATCCTCGATGTCGTGACCGGCCGCAACGACTGGCTGTCGGGCCGTGCCCTCGACGCATCGCCCGAGGAGATCGGCCGCATCGGCGCGGCCTATATAAGCGGCGTTCAGGCGGCCGGCATCGCCGCCGTCGCCAAGCATTTCCCGGGCTTCAGCGAGCTCGCACGCGATCCGGCGATGTACGATGTCGCCCTGGACACGCCCCGCGAAACGCTGATCGCCAACGCGCTGCCCTTCCGGACTGCGATAAGCGCCGGCGTCGCCGGCATCATGCCCGGCCCAGCGCCCGTCGCCGCCCTCGATCCGGACGACGCCGCCTGCACGTCCCGCGCCGTCATCGATCTTCTGAGGGGCGAATTCGCATTCGGGGGACTGGTGGTGACCGACGACCTCGACGCCCCGGCGACCCTTCGCGATCGACCGCTTGCCGAAGTGGCCGTCACGGCGCTCGCCGCCGGGGCCGACCTGCTACTGGTCGTCGGAGGCGATCATTTACACGAGGTCGTCGACAGCATCCTGGAAGCCGTCGCGGACGGCAGGCTGCCGGAAGACCGGCTCCGCGACGCCGCCCGCCGCGTGCGTGCGTTTGCCGCCGCCCCCCGAGCTGTCAGCCGAAACGGGAAATACTGA
- a CDS encoding ABC transporter permease, with the protein MSGKAFGRTSQFVITVLGIVTVTFFLIRAIPGDPAEYILGDYATAEAVETLRRQLGLDRPVFEQYLIYMGRVFTGDLGKSVITGRPALDEILSSLPPSAALAFIGLAIAVIVGVPLGIVTAVRQGSWADIAIMIVALLGISFPVFWLGIAGILLFSQELQLLPALGASSSGEVLDELYHLILPSLVLGLSVAAYVTRLTRSAMLEILSEDYVKVARAMGVPERTVIWKLALKNALIPVIAIIGVTFAWALGSAILVEVVFSRPGIGTMILKAVTARDYQLVQAGVLVLAVSVVAINTLLDMAYGLVDPRLRSR; encoded by the coding sequence ATGTCTGGCAAGGCGTTCGGGCGGACCTCGCAGTTCGTCATAACGGTGCTCGGGATCGTCACGGTCACCTTCTTTTTGATCCGTGCGATCCCCGGCGACCCGGCGGAATACATCCTCGGCGACTATGCGACCGCTGAGGCGGTCGAGACCCTGCGCAGGCAGCTCGGTCTCGACCGGCCGGTCTTCGAGCAGTACCTCATCTATATGGGGCGGGTGTTTACCGGGGATCTCGGCAAGTCGGTCATCACCGGACGGCCGGCGCTCGACGAGATCCTCTCCAGCCTGCCGCCATCGGCCGCCCTTGCCTTCATCGGCCTGGCCATCGCCGTGATCGTCGGGGTTCCCCTCGGCATCGTCACGGCGGTGCGCCAGGGCTCCTGGGCCGACATCGCGATCATGATCGTCGCGCTGCTCGGCATCTCGTTCCCCGTGTTCTGGCTCGGCATCGCCGGCATCCTCCTGTTCTCGCAGGAGCTGCAATTGTTGCCGGCGCTGGGCGCCAGTTCGTCGGGCGAGGTGCTCGACGAGCTCTACCACCTGATCCTGCCGTCGCTGGTGCTCGGCCTTTCCGTCGCCGCCTATGTGACGCGGCTGACCCGCTCGGCGATGCTGGAAATCCTCAGCGAGGACTACGTCAAGGTCGCCCGCGCCATGGGCGTGCCGGAGCGCACCGTGATCTGGAAGCTTGCGCTGAAGAACGCGCTGATCCCGGTCATCGCCATCATCGGCGTCACCTTCGCCTGGGCGCTCGGCAGCGCCATCCTGGTCGAGGTGGTGTTCAGCCGGCCGGGCATCGGCACCATGATCCTGAAGGCGGTGACCGCCCGCGACTACCAGCTCGTCCAGGCCGGCGTGCTGGTGCTGGCCGTTTCCGTCGTTGCCATCAACACATTGCTCGACATGGCCTACGGGCTGGTCGATCCGAGACTGCGGAGCCGCTGA
- a CDS encoding NAD(P)/FAD-dependent oxidoreductase: MKRHFTVLGAGTVGTCCALQLLRDGHDVTLIDRVAPGMGCSFGNAGIIQVGGLVPLATPGILKQVPGMMLDPNGPLVVRWQYLPRLAPYLLRFIAAAAPHRVEAAATALSSILQLAVDSFKPLFDAADAWSLIRETGELYVYKTDAAFEAARSAHDMRRRHGIRIETIPAEALAQLEPAIARIYKHALLFNDCISTLDPAVLTQTLANKFREDGGELLEETVNDLEIDADGTRTLITSTGRRKVDEIVIAAGAYSKPWAKKLGSYVPLDTERGYHLMLRNAGVELNRPVVFGDQKFGAVSMLDGVRIAGTAELAKLDAEPNYQRAYRLLDLAREALPDLRTDDVTPWMGHRPSTPDSLPVICKAPNADKTYFAFGHGHLGLTMGAATGRLIADLAAGRTPPIDMKPFSISRFG, translated from the coding sequence ATGAAGAGACATTTCACCGTTCTGGGCGCGGGGACCGTCGGCACCTGCTGCGCCCTGCAGCTCCTCAGGGACGGCCATGACGTCACCCTGATCGACCGGGTCGCGCCCGGCATGGGCTGCTCCTTCGGCAATGCCGGCATCATCCAGGTCGGCGGCCTGGTGCCGCTGGCGACGCCCGGCATCCTCAAGCAGGTCCCCGGCATGATGCTGGACCCGAACGGGCCGCTCGTCGTGCGCTGGCAGTACCTGCCGCGGCTGGCGCCCTATCTGCTGCGCTTCATCGCTGCGGCGGCGCCGCACCGGGTCGAGGCGGCGGCAACGGCGCTTTCCAGCATCCTGCAACTGGCCGTCGACAGCTTCAAGCCGCTGTTCGATGCGGCCGATGCCTGGTCGCTGATCCGCGAGACCGGCGAGCTCTATGTCTACAAGACCGATGCGGCGTTCGAGGCCGCGCGCTCGGCCCACGACATGCGCCGTCGCCACGGCATCCGCATCGAGACCATTCCGGCCGAGGCGCTGGCGCAGCTCGAGCCCGCAATCGCGCGCATCTACAAGCACGCGCTGCTCTTCAATGACTGCATCAGCACGCTCGATCCGGCCGTGCTGACCCAGACGCTGGCCAACAAATTCCGCGAGGATGGCGGCGAACTGCTGGAAGAGACGGTCAACGACCTTGAGATCGATGCCGATGGAACGCGCACGCTGATCACCTCCACCGGGCGCCGCAAGGTCGACGAGATCGTCATTGCCGCCGGCGCCTATTCCAAGCCGTGGGCCAAGAAGCTCGGCTCCTATGTGCCGCTCGACACCGAGCGCGGCTATCACCTGATGCTGCGCAATGCGGGTGTCGAACTGAACCGGCCGGTCGTCTTCGGCGACCAGAAGTTCGGCGCGGTGTCGATGCTGGACGGCGTGCGCATCGCCGGCACGGCGGAACTCGCCAAGCTCGATGCGGAGCCCAACTACCAGCGGGCCTACCGGCTCCTCGACCTTGCCAGGGAAGCGCTGCCGGACCTTCGCACCGACGACGTCACCCCGTGGATGGGGCACCGGCCGTCGACGCCCGACAGCCTGCCGGTGATCTGCAAGGCGCCGAACGCGGACAAGACCTATTTCGCCTTCGGCCACGGCCATCTGGGCCTGACGATGGGTGCCGCCACCGGCCGCCTGATCGCGGACCTTGCCGCCGGCCGGACCCCGCCGATCGACATGAAGCCGTTCAGTATTTCCCGTTTCGGCTGA
- a CDS encoding amidase, with amino-acid sequence MEPFELTASEAAARIRDGRLTSEALVRSCLEHSAAREPEIRAWLHLDPDQSIRRAREMDKRGGSGPVYGIPFGVKDMIDTVDMPTTYNSPIFEGHQPAKDAACVATMKSRGAVLMGKADTVEFASFGRTAATRNPAKLTHTPGGSSSGSAAAVADLQVPLAFGTQTGGSHIRPASFNGIYALKPTWGAISREGAKQYSPSFDTVGWYGRSVDDLGLVAEAFRLEGADSGAASPEIGDIRVGVCKSPVWSAIEPAGEKALETAADRLSKAGAKVSSFELPVEYDPLFDAHDTILRGEGRSSFLDIYLAEGHRLHPGLANHCEENKGVTMQDVVRAYDIVDACRIRFGTFFDEMDVILTPASPGFAPEGLGWTGNHIFNSIWTAVHAPCLAVPCIRWDNNLPVGVQFVAPRYRDADLIRICKALDGAMQEK; translated from the coding sequence ATGGAACCCTTTGAACTGACCGCCAGCGAAGCGGCCGCGCGGATCCGCGACGGCCGCCTGACCAGCGAGGCCCTCGTCCGCTCCTGCCTGGAGCACAGCGCCGCGCGCGAGCCGGAAATCCGCGCCTGGCTCCACCTCGATCCCGACCAGAGCATCCGCCGCGCCCGCGAGATGGACAAGCGTGGCGGCAGCGGCCCGGTCTACGGCATTCCCTTCGGCGTCAAGGACATGATCGACACCGTCGACATGCCGACCACCTACAATTCGCCGATCTTTGAGGGCCACCAACCGGCCAAGGACGCCGCCTGCGTCGCCACCATGAAGAGCCGCGGCGCCGTCTTGATGGGCAAGGCCGACACCGTGGAGTTCGCCTCCTTCGGCCGCACCGCGGCGACCCGCAATCCGGCCAAGCTCACCCATACCCCCGGCGGCTCGTCTTCCGGCTCGGCCGCCGCGGTCGCCGATCTGCAGGTGCCGCTTGCCTTTGGCACCCAGACCGGCGGCTCGCACATCCGCCCCGCCTCGTTCAACGGCATCTACGCGCTGAAGCCGACCTGGGGCGCGATCAGCCGCGAGGGCGCCAAGCAGTACTCGCCCTCCTTCGACACCGTCGGCTGGTACGGCCGCTCCGTCGACGACCTCGGTCTCGTCGCCGAGGCCTTCCGCCTTGAGGGCGCCGACAGCGGAGCAGCCAGTCCGGAGATCGGCGACATCCGCGTCGGCGTCTGCAAGTCGCCGGTGTGGTCGGCGATCGAGCCGGCCGGCGAAAAGGCGCTGGAGACCGCCGCCGACCGCCTGTCCAAAGCCGGCGCCAAGGTGTCGTCCTTCGAGCTGCCGGTAGAATACGACCCGCTGTTCGACGCCCACGACACCATCCTGCGCGGCGAGGGCCGCTCGTCCTTCCTCGACATCTACCTCGCCGAGGGCCACCGGCTGCATCCGGGCCTTGCCAACCATTGCGAGGAGAACAAGGGCGTCACCATGCAGGACGTGGTGCGCGCCTATGACATCGTCGATGCCTGCCGCATCCGCTTCGGGACCTTCTTCGACGAGATGGACGTGATCCTGACGCCGGCCTCGCCGGGCTTTGCCCCGGAAGGCCTCGGCTGGACCGGCAACCACATCTTCAATTCGATCTGGACCGCCGTCCACGCGCCGTGCCTTGCCGTGCCCTGCATCCGTTGGGACAATAACCTGCCGGTCGGCGTCCAGTTCGTCGCCCCGCGCTATCGCGACGCCGACCTCATCCGCATCTGCAAGGCCCTCGACGGCGCGATGCAGGAGAAATAG
- a CDS encoding ABC transporter ATP-binding protein — protein sequence MNAVSKLARAVTSRASEDASTADVAAVEPATTRPTAAPDRVRPALELRDLTTVFPGDAEPTVVVDHVSLAVRPGRTLAVVGESGSGKSMTFLSALGLVPPGGKVSAGESWIDGADIQRLRREEVRRLRGASISMVFQDPLTALNPVFTIGQQIVEVLRAHLSIGRREARARAVDLLRKVQIPDPERRIDDYPHQLSGGMRQRVLIAMAVALDPKVLIADEPTTALDVTVQAQILDLLASLREELGMALVLITHDLGLVAEYADTVAVMYGGRVVEAGTIEEVFSAPLHPYTRALFRSIPRLDEAVTEQLPAIEGQPPNVAKLPPGCAFEPRCDLGRGRADCCTVRPPLVPGDRPGHRSACLHADELVHAEVRP from the coding sequence ATGAACGCCGTATCCAAACTGGCCAGGGCCGTGACCTCGCGCGCTTCCGAAGACGCTTCCACCGCCGACGTTGCCGCGGTCGAGCCCGCCACCACCAGGCCGACCGCCGCACCGGACCGGGTGCGTCCGGCGCTGGAGCTGCGCGACCTCACCACCGTCTTTCCGGGCGATGCGGAGCCGACGGTCGTCGTCGACCACGTCTCGCTCGCCGTCCGGCCCGGCAGGACGCTCGCCGTCGTCGGCGAATCCGGCTCCGGCAAGTCGATGACGTTCCTCTCCGCCCTCGGCCTCGTTCCGCCCGGCGGCAAGGTCAGCGCCGGCGAATCCTGGATCGACGGCGCCGACATCCAGCGGCTGCGGCGCGAGGAGGTGCGGCGGCTGCGCGGCGCTTCGATCTCCATGGTGTTCCAGGACCCGCTGACCGCGCTCAATCCGGTCTTTACCATCGGCCAGCAGATCGTCGAGGTGCTGCGTGCGCACCTTTCGATCGGCCGCAGGGAGGCGCGGGCGCGGGCAGTGGACCTGTTGCGCAAGGTGCAGATCCCCGATCCGGAGCGGCGCATCGACGACTATCCGCACCAGCTTTCCGGCGGCATGCGCCAGCGGGTGCTGATCGCCATGGCGGTGGCGCTCGATCCGAAGGTCCTGATCGCCGACGAGCCGACGACGGCGCTCGACGTCACCGTCCAGGCGCAGATCCTCGATCTGCTGGCAAGCCTTCGCGAGGAACTCGGCATGGCGCTGGTGCTGATCACCCACGATCTCGGCCTCGTTGCCGAATATGCCGACACCGTCGCCGTCATGTATGGCGGGCGGGTGGTGGAGGCCGGCACCATCGAGGAGGTGTTTTCGGCGCCGCTCCATCCCTATACGCGGGCGCTCTTTCGCAGCATCCCGCGCCTCGATGAAGCCGTCACCGAGCAGTTGCCGGCAATCGAGGGCCAGCCGCCCAACGTTGCCAAGCTGCCGCCCGGCTGCGCCTTCGAGCCGCGCTGCGACCTCGGCCGTGGCCGCGCCGACTGCTGCACCGTGCGGCCCCCGCTGGTGCCGGGCGACCGCCCCGGCCACCGCAGCGCCTGCCTGCACGCCGACGAACTCGTCCATGCGGAGGTCCGCCCATGA
- a CDS encoding RidA family protein, whose amino-acid sequence MITHYTPAGHKSDMVAYNGMLFVSGIVASDLSLPVEGQAAEILAKFDTMLAEAGTSKERLLSATIWLADIDDRAKISDAWNAWVVPGKQPARVCIGAALAAPDIRIEIALVAAV is encoded by the coding sequence ATGATCACCCATTACACGCCCGCCGGCCACAAGTCGGACATGGTTGCCTATAACGGCATGCTGTTCGTCTCCGGCATCGTCGCCTCCGACCTCAGCCTGCCGGTCGAGGGCCAGGCCGCCGAGATTCTCGCCAAGTTCGACACAATGCTGGCCGAGGCCGGCACCAGCAAGGAGCGGCTGCTGTCCGCCACCATCTGGCTCGCCGACATCGACGACCGGGCCAAGATTTCCGATGCCTGGAACGCCTGGGTCGTGCCCGGCAAGCAGCCGGCCCGGGTCTGCATCGGCGCCGCGCTCGCCGCCCCCGACATCCGCATCGAGATCGCGCTCGTCGCAGCCGTCTGA
- a CDS encoding ABC transporter substrate-binding protein: MFPNHDFQLSRRRFGAILVAGMLGAGLVSPAFAADPVVLTTRIGSDIGNLDPARIFQIENQTVATQIYNGLVKYDEATNEIVPDLAKSWEVSEDGTTYTFHLNDGVTFHKGYGPMTSDDVKFSFERVLDPETGSNYKGQFAAIDTIETPDPMTVVITLKAPNSGFLHKVAAFNQGWIVSRKALADIGKDQYLTNPIGTGPFVFEKWTPGREVRLVANKDYFEGAPKVDELLFRLIKDETAAAVALENGEIDIFFGLQEPAVISRLQASDKVTVLDRDANHTINLVLNTTNKPLDDLKVRQAIIHALNRKGLIEGFFKGTKSEAASVLTPSFQEFTDDVATYAYDPEKAKALLEEAGATGAEIELVAPAFNPYDKVVVALAADLEAVGFKPKITVLERGAYLQARNKGEVDTVITGVVGAPDPDSPILSMLSRSAFPPGLNTAHYEGIEDLIQAAGTATSTEERKKVYAEMQKKVAEDLPVVPLFTDHLFIAHTNKVKGFTQNSLFTMSAYPVSIEE; the protein is encoded by the coding sequence ATGTTCCCCAATCACGATTTCCAACTCTCGCGCAGGCGGTTCGGAGCCATCCTCGTCGCCGGCATGCTCGGTGCAGGGTTGGTTTCTCCGGCATTTGCGGCCGATCCGGTCGTCCTGACCACCCGTATCGGCAGCGACATCGGCAACCTCGATCCGGCCCGCATCTTCCAGATCGAGAACCAGACGGTGGCGACCCAGATCTACAACGGCCTCGTCAAATACGACGAGGCGACTAACGAGATCGTCCCCGATCTCGCCAAGAGCTGGGAGGTGTCGGAGGACGGCACGACCTACACCTTCCACCTCAATGACGGCGTCACCTTCCACAAGGGCTACGGCCCGATGACCTCCGACGACGTCAAGTTCTCCTTCGAGCGCGTGCTCGATCCGGAGACCGGCAGCAACTACAAGGGCCAGTTCGCCGCCATCGACACGATCGAGACGCCGGACCCGATGACCGTCGTCATCACCCTGAAGGCGCCGAATTCCGGCTTCCTGCACAAGGTCGCGGCCTTCAACCAGGGCTGGATCGTCTCGCGCAAGGCGCTCGCCGACATCGGCAAGGACCAGTACCTGACCAATCCGATCGGCACCGGCCCGTTCGTGTTCGAGAAGTGGACGCCGGGCCGCGAAGTGCGCCTCGTCGCCAACAAGGACTATTTCGAAGGCGCGCCGAAGGTCGACGAACTGCTGTTCCGGCTGATCAAGGACGAGACGGCGGCCGCCGTCGCGCTGGAGAACGGCGAGATCGACATCTTCTTCGGCCTGCAGGAGCCGGCGGTGATCTCGCGGCTGCAGGCGAGCGACAAGGTGACGGTGCTTGACCGCGACGCCAACCACACGATCAACCTCGTCCTCAACACGACCAACAAGCCGCTCGACGACCTCAAGGTGCGCCAGGCGATCATCCATGCGCTGAACCGCAAGGGGCTGATCGAGGGCTTCTTCAAGGGCACCAAGAGCGAGGCGGCCAGCGTCCTGACGCCGTCGTTCCAGGAGTTCACCGACGACGTTGCGACCTACGCGTACGACCCGGAAAAGGCCAAGGCCCTGCTTGAGGAAGCCGGCGCCACCGGCGCGGAGATCGAGCTCGTCGCCCCGGCCTTCAATCCCTATGACAAGGTCGTCGTCGCGCTCGCCGCCGACCTGGAAGCGGTCGGCTTCAAGCCCAAGATCACCGTGCTGGAACGCGGCGCCTATCTGCAGGCCCGCAACAAGGGCGAGGTCGACACCGTGATCACCGGCGTCGTCGGCGCGCCCGATCCGGACAGCCCGATCCTGTCCATGCTGTCGCGGTCCGCATTCCCCCCGGGCCTCAACACCGCCCACTATGAGGGCATCGAGGACCTGATCCAGGCTGCCGGCACGGCGACCTCCACGGAGGAGCGCAAGAAGGTCTATGCGGAAATGCAGAAGAAGGTGGCCGAGGACCTGCCGGTGGTGCCGCTGTTCACCGACCACCTGTTCATCGCCCACACCAACAAGGTGAAGGGCTTCACCCAGAACTCGCTCTTCACGATGAGCGCCTACCCGGTCTCCATCGAGGAATAA
- a CDS encoding ABC transporter ATP-binding protein, with the protein MNPSELSSEPVLRIDNAVRTFGGGRSLFGKKGQVVRAVDGVSLTIRSGETLGLVGESGSGKSTLGRIALRLVEPTSGQVFLGGRELTGIPPGKARAARRDIQMVFQDPYGALDPRVTIGESIAEPMKVHGLWDAEGPRKVAGLMRLVGLDPAAYGRYPHQFSGGQRQRIGIARALTLNPKVLVLDEPVSALDVSIQAQIINLLQKIQRERELSFLFIAHDLAVVRHVSHRIMVMYLGKMVELASRASLYSRPLHPYTVTLLAAVPMPRVHGAPQKKSALTIGEIGSATRVPSGCRFHPRCYRAALMAKAPGVETVEADGQVRPACCVRREPDLQAFGDDQVACHFPEMPQTRSEIAEGVLAGIGVAGTGAVKPS; encoded by the coding sequence ATGAACCCGTCAGAGCTTTCCAGCGAGCCGGTGCTGCGGATCGACAATGCGGTGCGCACCTTCGGCGGCGGCCGCAGCCTGTTCGGCAAGAAGGGCCAGGTGGTGCGCGCCGTCGACGGCGTCTCGCTCACCATCCGGTCCGGCGAGACCCTCGGCCTTGTCGGCGAGAGCGGCTCGGGCAAGAGCACGCTCGGGCGCATCGCCCTGCGGCTCGTCGAGCCGACGTCCGGCCAGGTGTTCCTTGGCGGGCGGGAGCTGACCGGCATTCCTCCCGGCAAGGCGCGGGCGGCCCGGCGCGACATCCAGATGGTGTTCCAGGACCCCTACGGCGCGCTCGATCCGCGTGTCACCATCGGCGAGTCCATTGCCGAGCCGATGAAGGTGCACGGCCTTTGGGATGCGGAAGGCCCGCGCAAGGTGGCCGGGCTGATGCGCCTCGTCGGGCTCGATCCGGCCGCCTATGGCCGCTATCCGCACCAGTTCTCCGGCGGCCAGCGCCAGCGCATCGGCATCGCCAGGGCCCTGACCCTCAATCCGAAGGTGCTGGTGCTCGACGAGCCGGTCTCGGCCCTCGACGTCTCGATCCAGGCGCAGATCATCAACCTGTTGCAGAAGATCCAGCGCGAGCGCGAGCTCTCGTTCCTGTTCATCGCCCACGACCTTGCCGTGGTCCGCCATGTCAGCCACCGCATCATGGTGATGTATCTCGGCAAGATGGTGGAGCTCGCCTCCAGGGCCTCGCTCTACAGCCGGCCGCTGCACCCCTATACGGTGACGCTGCTTGCCGCCGTACCGATGCCGCGGGTGCATGGCGCGCCGCAGAAGAAGTCGGCGCTGACCATCGGCGAGATCGGGTCGGCGACCAGGGTGCCGAGCGGCTGCCGGTTCCATCCGCGCTGCTACCGCGCGGCGCTGATGGCCAAGGCCCCGGGCGTCGAGACGGTCGAGGCCGACGGTCAGGTGCGGCCGGCCTGTTGCGTTCGCCGGGAGCCGGACCTTCAGGCCTTCGGGGACGACCAGGTCGCCTGCCACTTCCCCGAGATGCCGCAGACCCGCTCAGAGATCGCCGAAGGCGTCCTTGCCGGCATCGGGGTGGCCGGGACGGGAGCGGTCAAACCGTCATGA
- a CDS encoding ABC transporter permease — protein MAATTLSLPFSGTSLGRFLRHPGFLIGAVLLTVLTVLAVGAPVFAPYSPTKTDIINTLAQPSAEHWLGTDQLGRDVLSRLIWGARISLEVALACTVLSLGIGMVVGGAAGFLGGWIERITVSIIDILLAFPGFLLALALVAARGSSLESVVLAISLSYAPRVAAVMRAVVLTIAPRTYIEASRSIGMSTARILFLHVVPNSLPPVIVVATVGAATAILGEAGLSFLGLGVQPPTPTWGNVISDGQGFLQSNPWISLSAGLFIAVSVIALNLLGDGLRDTLDPQMRRSSGARML, from the coding sequence ATGGCCGCAACCACGCTTTCCCTGCCGTTTTCCGGCACCTCCCTCGGCCGCTTCCTGCGCCACCCCGGTTTCCTGATCGGCGCGGTGCTGCTTACCGTGCTGACGGTCCTGGCCGTCGGCGCGCCGGTATTCGCACCCTATTCGCCGACCAAGACCGACATCATCAACACCCTGGCGCAGCCCTCCGCGGAGCATTGGCTCGGCACCGACCAGCTCGGCCGCGACGTGCTCTCGCGGCTGATCTGGGGCGCCCGGATCTCGCTGGAGGTGGCGCTCGCCTGCACCGTCCTGTCGCTCGGCATCGGCATGGTCGTCGGCGGCGCGGCCGGCTTCCTCGGCGGCTGGATCGAGCGGATCACGGTCTCCATCATCGACATCCTGCTCGCCTTTCCCGGCTTCCTCCTGGCGCTGGCGCTGGTCGCGGCGCGCGGCTCGTCGCTGGAATCGGTGGTGCTGGCGATCTCGCTCTCCTATGCGCCGCGGGTCGCAGCGGTGATGCGCGCCGTCGTCCTGACGATCGCGCCGCGCACCTATATCGAGGCCTCGCGTTCGATCGGCATGAGCACGGCGCGCATCCTCTTCCTGCACGTGGTGCCGAACAGCCTGCCGCCGGTCATCGTCGTCGCCACCGTCGGCGCGGCGACGGCGATCCTCGGCGAGGCGGGACTCAGCTTCCTCGGCCTCGGCGTGCAGCCGCCGACGCCGACCTGGGGCAATGTCATTTCCGACGGCCAGGGCTTTTTGCAGAGCAATCCGTGGATCTCGCTCTCCGCGGGGCTGTTCATCGCCGTCTCGGTGATCGCCCTCAACCTCCTCGGCGACGGGCTGCGCGACACGCTCGATCCCCAGATGCGGCGCTCCTCCGGCGCCCGGATGCTGTGA
- a CDS encoding isochorismatase family protein, giving the protein MADLDVFERQGFGKPLGYGTKTALLIIDFQICFLDEDGLGGFNLKQAIDATAELLPAVRAAGMPVAHVRFVAPGTPGGIGTFAEKVPVLNELTRDHPGAPFVPSVAPIAGEYVMEKEHASAFFGTSFSTWLRTSAIDTLLVTGCTTSGCVRASVVDASAYGMRPIVVEDCVGDRAKAPHDASLFDMHQKYADIKSLGEVLGDLKQGLAA; this is encoded by the coding sequence ATGGCAGACTTGGACGTCTTCGAACGGCAGGGCTTCGGTAAGCCCTTGGGATATGGGACGAAAACGGCCCTCCTGATCATCGATTTTCAGATCTGCTTCCTCGACGAGGACGGCCTCGGCGGCTTCAATCTGAAGCAGGCGATCGATGCCACCGCCGAGCTGCTGCCGGCCGTTCGCGCCGCCGGCATGCCGGTCGCCCATGTCCGCTTCGTCGCCCCGGGCACGCCGGGCGGCATCGGCACCTTCGCGGAAAAGGTTCCGGTCCTCAACGAACTGACCCGCGACCATCCGGGCGCGCCGTTCGTGCCCTCCGTCGCGCCGATCGCCGGCGAATACGTCATGGAGAAGGAGCACGCCTCGGCGTTCTTCGGCACCTCGTTCTCCACCTGGCTGCGCACCAGCGCCATCGACACGCTGCTGGTCACCGGCTGCACCACGTCGGGCTGCGTGCGCGCCAGCGTCGTCGACGCCTCGGCCTATGGCATGCGCCCGATCGTCGTGGAGGATTGCGTCGGCGACCGCGCCAAGGCGCCCCACGACGCCAGCCTTTTCGACATGCATCAGAAATATGCGGACATCAAATCCCTCGGCGAGGTGCTCGGTGACCTGAAGCAGGGCCTCGCCGCCTGA